CTCGGTGCAGGGCGGCCAAGCCGCGCCGCCGCAGCCGCCCCACGCCTATGTGGAAGCCTTGTTCGACGACTACGCGGAAGGTTTCCAGACCCATCTGCTCGAGCAGCTGAAGTACCAGGCCCACAGCAGCTTGCTCGCGCCGCTGACGGGCCCAGGCCAGCGCTACGGGCTGGTGCTCGACCTGGGGTGCGGCACCGGCCTGTGCGGCCAGCTCGTCCGTGCGCACGCGGACGCGGTGGACGGCGTGGACCTTGCGCAGGCCATGGTGGAACAGGCGCGCGCCTCTGGGGTGTACCGCGAGGTGGTGCACGGCGAGCTGCTTGGCTTCTTGCAGACGCGAAGCGACCAGGCCGATCTCATCCTGGCGGCCGACGTGTTCATCTATGTGGGCGCGCTCGACGCGGTGTTCGCCGCCGTGCGCGAACGCCTCCAGCCGGGCGGCTGTTTTGCGTTTTCCGTCGAACTTGCCAGCGGGGAGCCGGGCCTGCAGCTGCGCCCCAGCCTGCGCTATGCCCACACCCCGGGCTACGTGGAGCAGGTCGCGCAGTCCCAAGGTTTTCGCGTGCGCCAGACCTGGCAGGCGCCCCTGCGCGAAGACCAGCAAAAGCCGG
The sequence above is a segment of the Hydrogenophaga sp. BPS33 genome. Coding sequences within it:
- a CDS encoding tetratricopeptide repeat protein — translated: MTDTDPLEWAKALFFEGNAFFEADQLNDARQCFEAALAFVPGRPSILANLGVTLCRLGQWSDAVTALQQATAADPGNRDAWVALGLSYEALSQWADAVRCLRQGIRLGASTPPLWLSLAMCLSHLEQPAAALDALDRALALDPSLADAWSHRGSLLRELGRHADAAHCFEKALAHGADEALHRFYLASVQGGQAAPPQPPHAYVEALFDDYAEGFQTHLLEQLKYQAHSSLLAPLTGPGQRYGLVLDLGCGTGLCGQLVRAHADAVDGVDLAQAMVEQARASGVYREVVHGELLGFLQTRSDQADLILAADVFIYVGALDAVFAAVRERLQPGGCFAFSVELASGEPGLQLRPSLRYAHTPGYVEQVAQSQGFRVRQTWQAPLREDQQKPVMGLYVLLEPAD